The genomic segment TGTGGCTGGCGCTGAAAGACGTGGAGTGGGCGGACGTCTGGAGGCACCTGCGCGAGGCGGACCTGCTGCTGCTGGGCGCGGCCGTGCTGGTGTCGACGGTGGGAATGCACATTCGCGCCATGCGCTGGAAGCCGCTCCTGGACCCGGTGGCGCCGGGCATCGGCTGGAAGCCGCGCATCGCGGGTGTTTGCATCGGCTTCGGCGCCAACAACGTGTTCCCCGCGCGGCTGGGCGAGTTCGCCCGCACCTGGGTGCTGGCGCGCCAGGCGAACGTTACCCTGAGCGCCGCGTTCGCGTCGCTGGTGCTGGAGCGGGCGCTGGACGGACTGGTGATGATCGCCTTTCTGCTCCTCGCCATGTCACTGCCCGGGTTTCCCGAGCTGGCAGCGGGCGGCCCGGTGGATTTGCAGGCCACCGTGCGCGTGGTGATGGCCGTCTTCGCCGTGCTGATGGGAGCGCTGGTGTGGATGGCCTACTTCCCCGCGCGCGCGGCGTCGGTGGCGGAACGAGTCGCGGTCGTTCTACCCTCCGCCTTCCGCCGGCCGCTGGTCGACGCGTTGAGGGCGTTCCTCGCTGGCCTGCACGTGCTGAGGAATCCACGCCTGCTGGCCGTATCCGTGGCGTGGGCGCTCTTCCAGTGGGCGTTCCTCGCCGGCTCGTTCGTGCTGGCGTTCCGCGCGTTCGGGATCGACGAGCCGGGGTACGTGGGCGCGCTGTTCCTGCAGTCGTGCATCGCGCTTTTGGTCTCCGTCCCGTCCGGGCCCGGGTTCTTCGGGCCGTTCGAGGCGGCGAGCGTGTGGGGGCTGGGGCTGTGGGGGGTGGACAAGAGCCGCGCCGCCTCGTTCGCCATCGGGTTTCACCTGGGCGGATGGTTCACGGTTACGGGGCTGGGCGTGTACTACGCCGCGCGGCTGAACCTGCGCTGGCGGGACCTGCGCCGCAGCGAGACGCGTGTGGAGGAGGCGGTGGAAACGGATCCGACGCTGAACCCCCATGCCCGCCCCCACTGAATCCGTCACCGTCAGCGCACCGGCGAAGGTGAACCTCTTCCTCCGCATCCTGGCGCGCGAGGAAAGCGGGTACCACGGGCTGGAGACGCTGTTCTGCGCAGTGTCGCTGGCGGATAGGGTCACCGTCCGCCGCGGCGCGCCGGGAATCCGGCTTGTAGTCGAGGGTGGCGTGGATACCGGCCCGCCCGAGCGAAACCTGGCGGTTCGCGCGGCGGAGCGCTTCCACCGCGAGCTGGGTGAGGCCGCGGCGGTGGAAATCCACCTCACCAAGCGCATCCCCTCCGCGGCGGGGCTGGGGGGCGGATCGTCGGACTGCGCGGCCACGCTGCGGGCGCTGAACGCTCTCCATGGGCAGCCGTTCGACCGCGCCGCGCTGCTGGGGATGGCGATCGAGCTCGGCAGCGACGTTCCCTTCTTCCTCTGCGGCTCACCGCTGGCCCTGGCGTGGAGCCGCGGCGAGCGCCTGCTGTCCCTGCCGCCCCTTCCCACGCATCCAATAGTAATCGCGCATCCTGGCGTGGCGATGGCGACGCCGGACGCGTTCCGCCGCGTGGCCGAGCAACGGGGCGGGGGATACCAGCCCCGATCCAGATCCATCCCGATCGAGCAGTTGACGGACTGGAACGCCGTCGCCGCGCTGGCTGAGAACGACTTTCAGCCCGTCGTCGCCGAGCAGATCCCGCTGATCGCCGAAGCCGTGGATGCGCTCCGGGATGCCGGCGCATCCGTCGCGCTGATGGCGGGAAGCGGCTCATCCGTGTTCGGCGTGTTCGGCGAGGCCGCGGAGCGCGACGGGGCGATGGAGCGCCTGCGCGGGATGGGGATGAGCGTGTGGGCGGCGGAGACGCTGGAAAACGAGCCGGACGTGCGGGTTGACCCGATTGGCGAGGTGGGATAATTTTCGGCGTGCGTAGCGCTTAGTCGCTACGCTCGGTGCCCCCTGGTGTAATGGCAGCACAGGAGTCTTTGGAACTTCTAGTGGAGGTTCGAATCCTCCGGGGGCAACTTTCAGGCAGGGTGGCTTTGATGCCACCCTGCTTTTTTTCACGTTGCAACCCTGGCGCTTGCGCTATGTCGCGAGTGCCGGCATCTTCAGGTGGCCGCAAAAGTAGGCCACGTGGCCTATTCGAGCGGCCACATGCAAGATCATTGGACGGGAGCCTCAGCGACGCCGTAGACCATGCTTTTCAGCCCGCTCAATGGTATCCTTTCCTCAGGCGTACGCGTGCGTGCACTGCGCGTTCTGGCGGACGCACATCAGCCGCTGTCCGGGCGTGAGATCGCGCGGCAGGCACACGCCAGCCGCGCGATGACGCAACGCGGATTGGGAGAGCTGACGCAACTCGGTGTGGTTCTGATGGAGGAAACGTCGGCCCAGCATCTCTATCGTCTGAACGAGAACCACCACCTCGTGCGCGATGGGCTCCTGCCGCTCTTTCGGGCGGAGCGTCAGCGGGCTGAAGAGTTGTTCGAGGAACTGCGGCGCATACTGCTGAACGAGGCAGGCGCGGCGGCGGGGCATGTGCTGACTGCGTATCTGTTCGGGAGCGCCGCTCGGGGCGATGACGTTCCCGGAAGCGATCTCGACGTTCTCGTCATCACGCCCGACGCTCGGGCTACCGAAGCGGTGCACGATGCACTTTCGGCGCGTGCGCCAGCACTCCGAACGTACTTTGGTGTGGTGCTCTCGCCCGTGGTGCTGGACTTGGCGACGGCTCGTGAGCAGGCGGGCAGTGCGGACAGCTTTCTACGTGACGCAATCCGCGAGGGCCGGCGGATCTACGGAAGGCCACTGAAGGAACTGCTGTGGTAACACGGGGGCGCCGCAAGGATACCGACCGGCACCAAGCGGCGAAGTACCGCAACGTCGGCTCGGCCCTCCTGCAGAGCGCAAAGGATCTGGAAGATCTCGCAACGGATGAGACTCGCTACGGCAACGCCACTTCGGTGATCGCCATCCACGCGGCGATCGCGTACAACGACGCGATCACCATCGCATATGGCGGGTTCAAGTCCACCGAAGGCGAGCACGTCAGAGCGCCGGACGCCCTGCTGGCCGCACTGAAGAACCCTTCACCCGAGGCGGTCGACCTGCTCCGCGCCGTCGTCAAGAAGAAGGACGCGGTCTCCTACCAGGAGTATACAGTACGAGGGCAGATGCGTCCGCGATCCTCCGCAAGGCGGAGTCGTTCTGCGCGTGGGCCGAGGAAGCATACCAGCGGCGCCCGCCCACGTGACCGGCTGGGTTGCGCGACTTACAGCCGCGCGTCCCGTCAGCCACCAGCTGTTTCATGCGTCTTGGTGGACAGCGAGCGAGAGTCTTGTGTCACGAGCGCGATCCGTAGAAAGTGGAAGAGAAGCTTCCAAAATCGGAAACAACGGATGCGCGAGATCAACACGGGGCAGTTTTGGCGCGCGACGTCGGTCCACCCCCGGGAGAGCAACCGCAAGATCGTGCTGAACCTGGTTCGCGAGCACGAGCCGCTTTCGAGGGCGGACGTGGCCGGTCGCATGCGCCTGCGCCGCGACCGGGTGATCCGCCGCCGTCAGCCGATGGCGGGCGCGGCGAAGGTGGGAGCGACGACCAGGGCCGCGGCGCCGCGCAGGCGGGTCTGCTGGTCGGATGCCTCGGGCGACACGGGGGTGGAGGCGGTGCCGGTGGTCAGCGTGCGCTCGGCCATGGCTGCCAGGGCGGGGGGACCCACGATGTCCCACGCCGCCGCCACCTCGCCCCCCACCACGATCCTCGCCGGGTTCACCGCGTTGACGATGGCCGCCAGCCCCAGCCCCATCAGCCGCCCCGTCAGCTCCAGCGCGGACAGCGCCCCCGCATCGCCGGAGCGGGCGCGGGCGATCACGTCGGCGACGGTCATCCCTGATTCGCGGACGGCCGCGTAGCTGTCGCGCGTCGCCAGCTCGCGGCCCAGGTAGCGCGCGACGATGGCGTGGCTGGAGGTGTACGCCTCCCAGCAGCCGCGCGACCCGCATAGGCAGGCGGGCCCGTCCATCGTCAGGGGGATGTGACCGAACTCGCCCGCGGCGTCGCGGTGCCCGCGCACGACCCGCCCGTTGATCACCAGGCCCGCGCCCACGCCGTCGGAAAAGGTGACGTAGGCGAAGCTGTCCAGGGCGCCGCCCACGGGGTGCGCCAGCCACATCTGCGCGAGGGCGCAGGCCACGGCGTCGCGCTCGATGGTCACCTCGATGCCCACCGCCGCCTCCAGTGCGCCGCGCAAGTCCACGTCGCGCCAGCCCAACGTGGGGGCGTTCACCAGCCGCCCGGTCTCGCTGTCCACCGTCCCGGGAACCACGAGGCCGATCCCCTGGCACTCGCCCGCGGCGGAGTTGGCCTCCAGCAGCCGGCGGACGCGCGTGCCCAGCTCCGCGATCAGCTCCTCCGGCGTGGCCGGCGTCCTCAGCATCTCCAGGGCGAGGGTGCGGCCGGCGAAGTCGGCCAGCATCACCTGCGTTTCGCTCAGGCGTACGTCGATGCCCACCGCCAGCCGGTCGTGCGCGCGCACGTGCAGCAGCGTGGGCTTCCGCCCGCGGCGCGAGGTGCCCACCGCCGCCTCGTACAGCAGCCCGCCCTCGATCAGCTCGTTCACCAGCGGGCTCACCATTCCGCGCGCCACCTCCATGCGGCGCGCCAGGTCTGCCCGCGAGATCGGCTGGTACTCGCGAACGAGGTTCAGCACGATCTGGCGGTTGATCTCCTTGCTGGTGGTGCGGGTGGCACGCTGAAAGTTGCGGGGGTCGATCTTGCGCACGATGCGGGGGGGCGGGGGATGGATGTGGCGGCGCCGGATGCGCGGCGAAAAGTGCTTGCGGACCCGTGGGAGGGCCGCTATCGTACGGCCATCCATTTTGTCACTGATCGTTCCAAAACCGGAAAGTCGGCTTCCGGACCCGCGCCGTCAAGCCCGCCGTCATCCGGCCCCTGCCGCTTGCCACCCGTCAGCCCTTTTCCGCCGCTGGTTTGCGCACGGTGGCTGGCACGGTACACCCGCCCCTCGGAACATCACCCGGAGAACTCACCTTGGCGCACCTGACGACCATCGACTGGCTGGTGATCGCGCTGTACTTCGCCGTGACCGCGATCGGCGCGGTGTACGCCACCTGGCGGGAACGGCGAGAGGGCGGCGGCGAAACCTCGGCCGACTACTTCCTGGCGGGGCGCAACACCGGGTGGTTCGTGGTGGGCGCGTCGCTCTTTTCGTCAAACATCGGTTCCGAGCACCTGGTGGGGCTGGCGGGCACCGGCGCGGCGAGCGGCGTGGCCGTGGCGCAGTTCGAAATCCTGGCCGCCTTCATCCTGCTGCTGCTGGGGTGGCTGTTCGCCCCGTTCTACCTGCGCAGCGGCGTGTACACCATGCCGGAGTTCCTGGAGCGCCGCTACTCGCCCGCGGCGCGGTGGTACCTGGCAGGCATCTCCATCGTGGGATACGTGCTGACCAAGATCTCGGTGACCATCTTCGCCGGCGGGGTGGTGTTCGAGGCGGTGATGGGGATCAACTTCTGGACGGGCGCGCTCGTCGTGGTGGTCGCCACCGGCATCTACACCCTGTTCGGCGGCCTGCGCGCGGTGCTGATCACCGATACCATCCAGATGGTGGTGCTGATCTTGGGTTCCATCGTGGTGACGGTGGTCGGGCTGAACGCCGTGGGCGGATGGGGCGAGCTCACCCGCGCGGCCGGCCCCGAGTTCATGGACATGTGGAAGCCGGCGACGGACCCCTCCTTCCCCTGGACCGGCATCCTCTTCGGCGCACCGATCCTGGGCATCTGGTACTGGTGCACCGACCAGTTCATCGTGCAGCGCGTGCTGGCGGCCCGCAACCTCCAGGAAGCGCGGCGCGGGACGGTGTTCGCCGGCTTCCTGAAGATCCTGCCGCTGTTCATCTTCGTCATCCCGGGCGTGATCGCGACGGTGCTGGCGCGCCAGGGCAAGCTGCAGCTGGGCGCCCCGGACCAGGCGCTCCCGGCGCTGGTGAGCACGCTGCTTCCCGTTGGCCTGCGCGGGCTGGTGGTCGCCGGGCTGCTGGCGGCGCTGATGAGCTCGCTGTCGTCCGTGTTCAACTCCACCTCTACGCTGATCACCTGGGACGTCTACAAGAAGCTGCGGCCGGATGCGTCGGAGCGGCGGCTGGTGCTGGTCGGGCGCCTTTCCACGGGCGTGCTGGTGGTGCTGGGGCTGGCGTGGATTCCCCTGATGAAGCTGATTTCCGGGCAGCTGTACCAGTACATCCAGAGCGTGCAGGCGTACATCGCGCCCCCCATCACCGCCGTGTTCCTGCTGGGGCTGCTGTGGAGCCGGCTGAACGCCCGCGGGGCGATGGCGTCGCTGCTGGTGGGCTTCGTCCTGGGGATGGGCCGCCTGGCGGCCGAGCTGAACAAGGCGAACCTGGACGGATCGCTCCTGGCCTACGCCGAGATCAACTTCCTTCACTTCGCGGCGCTGCTGTTCATCGTCTGTTCGCTGGTGCTCGTGGCGGCTTCGATGACCGCCCCGGCGCCGTCGCGCGAGCAGCTGGAGGGGCTCACCTTCCAGACGACCGCGCGGGTGCAGCCGGCGGAGGACGCTGGCAGCCGCACCGAGGGGATCGTGCTGAGCGGGCTGCTGGTGGCCACGGTCGTGGCGATCTGGCTGTACTTCTCCTGATCGGCCGATGACGCATCGCATCCGCGCGCTCGGCGCCGTGTCCGCCGCACTGGTCGCGTCGGCCGGAGACCTCGGCGCGCAGCGCGAGCTGTATCGATCGGACGCGTTCACAGTCACCGACACGTCCGTGCACCAGGGGCGGTTCGCGGCGGTGGCGCTCTCGCGGGACAGCATCGTCAGCACGTATCCGCGGGCCGGGCGCGAGATGCACTTCCGCTTCAGCCTCAACGGGGCGGACAACGAGTTCCCCTCCGGGACGGAGCACACGCTGTACGTGCGCCCGGCAAACGGCGCCATCGTCTCGCCCGTGTACGTCTTCGGGGAGGAGCAGCCGCCGTTCATCCCCACGCCCGAGGCGTACTCGACGAGCGAGGAGGGCGTTGCGCGGGTGACCATCCGCCTGGACCTGCGCCACGTGCTGCGCGAGATGGAGCGGACGGGCAGGTACGATCCCCCGCAGGGCCCGCCCATCCGCCGCGCGGACTTCCGGGGCGTGTACGCCATCGGCGACGTGGAGCCGCTGAGCTGGGACGCGCGCGCCCTGCGCCCCGGCTCGCCCGCGCAGCTGCGGGACGAGGACGGCGACGGCATCTACACGCTGACGCTGCCCATCGAGGCGCAGTACACGCGTCCGCTGGCGGATCCGGGACGGGCCATCTGGACGCGGCAGGCGGACGTGTCGGCGTTCCCCCAGCTGCGCTCGCCGGAGCGGCTGGTGGATGCGCTCTATCGCATGTCGCTCGAGGAGCTGACGCAGCTGGTGCGGGAGGATGGTGCGCTCAGCGCCGGGGCCAAGTGGCCGGGCGTGTGGACGCGCGACGTGTCGTACGCCTCGGTGCTCGCCCTGGCGGTCGCGGCGCCGGACGCGGTGAAGCGCAGCCTGCTGGCCAAGGTGGATTCGGCCGGGCGCATCATCCAGGACACGGGGACGGGGGGATCGTGGCCCATCTCCACGGACCGGATGACGTGGGCGCTCGCCGCGTGGGAGCTGTACGCGGTGACGGGGGACCGCGACTGGCTGCGGCAGGCGTACGGCATCATCAGCCGGTCGGCGGAGGCGGACCTGCACGCCATCTTCGACCCGGCCACGGGGCTGGCGACGGGCGAAACGTCGTTCATGGACTGGCGGGAGCAGTCGTACCCGCGCTGGGTGGAGCCACGCGACATCGCCCGCTCCGCTGGCACGAGCACGAACGTCGTCCACCACGCCACCTATCGCATCCTGGCCGACATGGCACAGGCGCTGGGCGAGCCGGGCGACCGGTGGGCGAAGGTGGCGGCGGACCTGCGTACCGCCATCAACCAGCACCTGTGGATGCCCGACGCGGGGTACTACGCCGTCTTCCGCTACGGGCGTGGCTTTTCGTCCCTCGCCCCGCGCTCCGACGCCCTGGCCCAGGCGCTGGCCGTGATCTACGGCGTCGCCGACCCCCAGCAGCAGGCGCTGATCTCCGCCCGCGCGCCGATGGTGGAGTTCGGCGCGCCGACGTTCTGGCCGTACATCCCCGGCACTCCGTCGTACCACAACGCGGCGATCTGGCCGTTCGTCAACGCGTACTCGCTGTGGGCCGCGGCCGAGGCGGGGAACACGGCGGCGGTGGAGCATGCGCTGGCCTCCATCTACCGCCCCGCCGCGCTGTTCCTGACCAACAAGGAAAACATGATGGCCAGCACGGGCCACTTCGACGGCACGGAGCTGAACTCCGACCGCCAGTTGTGGAGCGTGGCCGGCAACCTGGCCGCCAGCTACCGCGTGCTCTTCGGGATGCGCTTCCGGCCGCACGGGCTGGCCTTCCGCCCGATGGTGCCGCGCGGCTATGAGGGCGAGCGCACGCTTTCGAACCTTCGCTACCGCGGGTCGACGCTGTCGATCACCGTCCGCGGCTTCGGCGATGGCGTGGCGCGCGCGACGCTGGACGGGCAGCCGCTGGCGCGGGCGGAGGTTCCCGCGACGCTCACGGGCGAGCACGTGGTGGAGATCACGATGAACGGGCGGTGGCCGGCGGGGCGCGTCAACATGGTCGAGAACCGCTGGGCGCCCGAGACGCCGTCCGCCACACTACGCGGAGACGTGCTGGCGTGGGATCCCATCCCGGGCGCGGCGCACTACGTCGTCCACCGCAACGGGCGCCCGGCCGCGACGACGACGGAGACGCGCGTTTCGCTGGGCCGGCTGGACCGCGTGGCGGAGTACCAGGTGCTGGCGGTGGATTCCGCGGGGCTGCAGTCGTTCCTGAGCGCGCCGGTGCTGATGGCGCGCGACGAGGCGATCGTCGTCGCGCGGCCCCGGGGAGCGCCGCTGGAGCGCGAGCACGAGGGCTTCACGGGCGCGGGCTACGTGCGGGTGACGCGCGAGACGAACACGAGCGTGGAGTTTCCGGTGATCGTGGCCTGCGGGGGCGAGTACGTGGTCGACGCGCGCTACGCC from the Longimicrobium sp. genome contains:
- a CDS encoding lysylphosphatidylglycerol synthase transmembrane domain-containing protein, with protein sequence MKKHLKTVVGVAATVFFLWLALKDVEWADVWRHLREADLLLLGAAVLVSTVGMHIRAMRWKPLLDPVAPGIGWKPRIAGVCIGFGANNVFPARLGEFARTWVLARQANVTLSAAFASLVLERALDGLVMIAFLLLAMSLPGFPELAAGGPVDLQATVRVVMAVFAVLMGALVWMAYFPARAASVAERVAVVLPSAFRRPLVDALRAFLAGLHVLRNPRLLAVSVAWALFQWAFLAGSFVLAFRAFGIDEPGYVGALFLQSCIALLVSVPSGPGFFGPFEAASVWGLGLWGVDKSRAASFAIGFHLGGWFTVTGLGVYYAARLNLRWRDLRRSETRVEEAVETDPTLNPHARPH
- a CDS encoding nucleotidyltransferase domain-containing protein, whose amino-acid sequence is MLFSPLNGILSSGVRVRALRVLADAHQPLSGREIARQAHASRAMTQRGLGELTQLGVVLMEETSAQHLYRLNENHHLVRDGLLPLFRAERQRAEELFEELRRILLNEAGAAAGHVLTAYLFGSAARGDDVPGSDLDVLVITPDARATEAVHDALSARAPALRTYFGVVLSPVVLDLATAREQAGSADSFLRDAIREGRRIYGRPLKELLW
- a CDS encoding 4-(cytidine 5'-diphospho)-2-C-methyl-D-erythritol kinase, whose translation is MPAPTESVTVSAPAKVNLFLRILAREESGYHGLETLFCAVSLADRVTVRRGAPGIRLVVEGGVDTGPPERNLAVRAAERFHRELGEAAAVEIHLTKRIPSAAGLGGGSSDCAATLRALNALHGQPFDRAALLGMAIELGSDVPFFLCGSPLALAWSRGERLLSLPPLPTHPIVIAHPGVAMATPDAFRRVAEQRGGGYQPRSRSIPIEQLTDWNAVAALAENDFQPVVAEQIPLIAEAVDALRDAGASVALMAGSGSSVFGVFGEAAERDGAMERLRGMGMSVWAAETLENEPDVRVDPIGEVG
- a CDS encoding sodium:solute symporter, coding for MAHLTTIDWLVIALYFAVTAIGAVYATWRERREGGGETSADYFLAGRNTGWFVVGASLFSSNIGSEHLVGLAGTGAASGVAVAQFEILAAFILLLLGWLFAPFYLRSGVYTMPEFLERRYSPAARWYLAGISIVGYVLTKISVTIFAGGVVFEAVMGINFWTGALVVVVATGIYTLFGGLRAVLITDTIQMVVLILGSIVVTVVGLNAVGGWGELTRAAGPEFMDMWKPATDPSFPWTGILFGAPILGIWYWCTDQFIVQRVLAARNLQEARRGTVFAGFLKILPLFIFVIPGVIATVLARQGKLQLGAPDQALPALVSTLLPVGLRGLVVAGLLAALMSSLSSVFNSTSTLITWDVYKKLRPDASERRLVLVGRLSTGVLVVLGLAWIPLMKLISGQLYQYIQSVQAYIAPPITAVFLLGLLWSRLNARGAMASLLVGFVLGMGRLAAELNKANLDGSLLAYAEINFLHFAALLFIVCSLVLVAASMTAPAPSREQLEGLTFQTTARVQPAEDAGSRTEGIVLSGLLVATVVAIWLYFS
- a CDS encoding MGH1-like glycoside hydrolase domain-containing protein; the encoded protein is MTHRIRALGAVSAALVASAGDLGAQRELYRSDAFTVTDTSVHQGRFAAVALSRDSIVSTYPRAGREMHFRFSLNGADNEFPSGTEHTLYVRPANGAIVSPVYVFGEEQPPFIPTPEAYSTSEEGVARVTIRLDLRHVLREMERTGRYDPPQGPPIRRADFRGVYAIGDVEPLSWDARALRPGSPAQLRDEDGDGIYTLTLPIEAQYTRPLADPGRAIWTRQADVSAFPQLRSPERLVDALYRMSLEELTQLVREDGALSAGAKWPGVWTRDVSYASVLALAVAAPDAVKRSLLAKVDSAGRIIQDTGTGGSWPISTDRMTWALAAWELYAVTGDRDWLRQAYGIISRSAEADLHAIFDPATGLATGETSFMDWREQSYPRWVEPRDIARSAGTSTNVVHHATYRILADMAQALGEPGDRWAKVAADLRTAINQHLWMPDAGYYAVFRYGRGFSSLAPRSDALAQALAVIYGVADPQQQALISARAPMVEFGAPTFWPYIPGTPSYHNAAIWPFVNAYSLWAAAEAGNTAAVEHALASIYRPAALFLTNKENMMASTGHFDGTELNSDRQLWSVAGNLAASYRVLFGMRFRPHGLAFRPMVPRGYEGERTLSNLRYRGSTLSITVRGFGDGVARATLDGQPLARAEVPATLTGEHVVEITMNGRWPAGRVNMVENRWAPETPSATLRGDVLAWDPIPGAAHYVVHRNGRPAATTTETRVSLGRLDRVAEYQVLAVDSAGLQSFLSAPVLMARDEAIVVARPRGAPLEREHEGFTGAGYVRVTRETNTSVEFPVIVACGGEYVVDARYANGSGPINTDAKAAIRTLLVDGEPAGVLVMPQRGTDRWNEWGYGTSVRVTLSPGAHRLTLAYTPLDENMDRRVNTALLDHLRLIHLAPTSECR
- a CDS encoding ROK family transcriptional regulator, coding for MRKIDPRNFQRATRTTSKEINRQIVLNLVREYQPISRADLARRMEVARGMVSPLVNELIEGGLLYEAAVGTSRRGRKPTLLHVRAHDRLAVGIDVRLSETQVMLADFAGRTLALEMLRTPATPEELIAELGTRVRRLLEANSAAGECQGIGLVVPGTVDSETGRLVNAPTLGWRDVDLRGALEAAVGIEVTIERDAVACALAQMWLAHPVGGALDSFAYVTFSDGVGAGLVINGRVVRGHRDAAGEFGHIPLTMDGPACLCGSRGCWEAYTSSHAIVARYLGRELATRDSYAAVRESGMTVADVIARARSGDAGALSALELTGRLMGLGLAAIVNAVNPARIVVGGEVAAAWDIVGPPALAAMAERTLTTGTASTPVSPEASDQQTRLRGAAALVVAPTFAAPAIG